One genomic segment of Dysosmobacter sp. Marseille-Q4140 includes these proteins:
- a CDS encoding DNA topoisomerase 3 encodes MKLIICEKPSVAKSIASALGVTSRADGCFEGNGLIVSWCVGHLVSPMDAAGYDLGYKKWKYDDLPILPEPFRYVLANGKEDAFQNLKHLMEREDVTELVNACDAGREGELIFRLVYEMAGCQKPFSRLWISSMEDAAIREGFQDLRPGAEYDPLYQSALCRQKADWLIGINATRLFSVLYHRTLNVGRVQTPTLAMLVDRDSKITMFRKEKYHHVRLTLGGAEAVSEKIAAPEEAEALRAACAGAEAVCASVTREQKKEAPPRLYDLTTLQREANRIFGYTAKQTLDYAQSLYEKKLLTYPRTDSRFLTADMAETASVVLHLAAKVPPFDGCGEFFPDVSLLVNDKKVSDHHAIIPTLELEKADLSELPVGERNILLLVCRELLCAVAEPYVYEAVTATFTCGGQTFTAKGRRILSEGWREIDHIFRASLKEQPEGEAEPAALPDFTEGQLFDQVEAAVTEHFTAPPKAYTEDTLLAAMETAGKEEMPEDAERKGLGTPATRAAILEKLVAAGFVERKGKSLIPTKAGINLVTVLPDTLTSPMLTAEWEQKLTAIARGEGDPAAFMAGISDMARELVKTYSHISEEGQKLFAPEREAVGLCPRCGKPVYEGRKNFYCSDRACRFVLWKDDRFWTSRKKELTKKMAGDLLKKGRTSVKGMWSEKKGAAYDAVVVLDDTGEKYVRFKLEFPKRKEGVNGR; translated from the coding sequence TTTGGTGTCCCCGATGGACGCAGCCGGGTACGACCTTGGTTATAAGAAATGGAAGTATGATGACCTTCCCATCCTGCCGGAGCCCTTCCGCTATGTGCTGGCGAATGGCAAGGAGGACGCCTTCCAGAACTTGAAGCACCTCATGGAGCGAGAGGACGTCACCGAGCTGGTCAACGCCTGCGACGCCGGGCGGGAGGGCGAGCTCATCTTCCGGCTGGTCTATGAGATGGCGGGATGCCAGAAGCCCTTCTCCCGTCTGTGGATCTCTTCCATGGAGGACGCGGCGATCCGGGAGGGCTTCCAGGACCTGCGCCCCGGCGCGGAGTATGACCCGCTGTACCAGTCCGCCCTCTGCCGCCAGAAAGCAGACTGGCTCATTGGGATCAACGCCACAAGACTTTTTTCTGTCCTCTACCACCGCACCCTGAATGTGGGGCGGGTGCAGACCCCCACCCTTGCCATGCTGGTGGACCGGGACAGCAAAATCACAATGTTCCGCAAAGAGAAATACCATCATGTGCGCCTGACCCTGGGCGGGGCCGAGGCGGTGTCGGAGAAGATCGCCGCCCCGGAGGAGGCGGAGGCCCTGAGGGCGGCCTGTGCCGGCGCGGAGGCAGTCTGCGCTTCCGTCACCCGTGAACAGAAGAAAGAGGCACCGCCCAGGCTCTACGACCTGACCACCCTCCAGCGGGAGGCCAACCGCATCTTCGGCTACACGGCGAAACAGACGCTGGACTACGCACAATCCCTCTATGAGAAAAAGCTGCTGACCTATCCCCGGACGGACAGCCGGTTTTTGACCGCCGACATGGCGGAGACCGCTTCGGTGGTCCTCCACCTGGCGGCCAAGGTACCGCCCTTTGACGGGTGCGGGGAGTTCTTCCCGGATGTGTCCTTGCTGGTAAATGACAAGAAGGTGTCCGACCACCACGCCATCATCCCCACGCTGGAGCTGGAGAAGGCGGACCTGTCCGAACTGCCCGTGGGTGAGCGCAATATCCTTCTGCTGGTGTGCCGGGAGCTGCTGTGCGCGGTTGCGGAGCCCTATGTGTACGAGGCGGTGACGGCGACCTTTACCTGCGGCGGGCAGACCTTCACCGCCAAGGGGCGGCGCATCCTCTCCGAGGGCTGGCGTGAGATCGACCACATTTTCCGCGCTTCCCTGAAGGAGCAGCCGGAGGGCGAGGCGGAACCCGCCGCTCTGCCGGACTTCACCGAGGGTCAACTTTTTGACCAGGTGGAGGCCGCTGTCACCGAACACTTCACCGCCCCGCCCAAGGCGTACACGGAGGACACCCTCCTGGCGGCGATGGAGACTGCCGGGAAAGAGGAGATGCCGGAGGACGCCGAGCGCAAGGGCCTGGGCACCCCGGCCACCAGGGCGGCGATCCTGGAGAAGCTGGTGGCGGCCGGGTTTGTGGAGCGCAAAGGGAAAAGCCTCATCCCTACCAAGGCGGGGATCAACCTGGTCACTGTCCTGCCGGATACGCTGACCTCTCCCATGCTCACGGCGGAGTGGGAGCAGAAGCTGACCGCCATCGCCAGGGGTGAGGGCGATCCCGCCGCTTTCATGGCGGGGATCTCTGACATGGCGCGGGAACTGGTGAAAACCTATTCCCACATCTCCGAGGAGGGCCAGAAACTGTTCGCCCCGGAGCGGGAGGCCGTGGGTCTCTGCCCCCGCTGCGGCAAGCCGGTCTATGAGGGCAGGAAGAATTTTTACTGCTCCGACCGCGCCTGCCGCTTTGTCCTTTGGAAGGACGACCGCTTCTGGACCTCCCGCAAGAAGGAGCTGACAAAAAAGATGGCCGGCGACCTTTTGAAGAAGGGCCGCACCTCCGTCAAGGGGATGTGGTCTGAAAAGAAGGGCGCCGCCTATGACGCGGTGGTGGTGCTGGACGATACCGGCGAGAAGTATGTCCGCTTCAAATTGGAGTTCCCCAAACGGAAGGAGGGCGTGAATGGCAGATAA